In the genome of Candidatus Bathyarchaeota archaeon, the window AATAGTGCTTATAATTGTTGGATCAGCTTCTTCATGACTTGGATAACCATACTGCCTTGTTAAAACTTCATAAACCTTAAAAAGCTTAGGATTCTCCATAACAGTAGGTACATCCTCATCTGGTAAAGGATCATCGTAATAAAAGAATATGCTGCCTCCAACTTCCTTGTTTAAACTTTCAAGGTGAGCATTTAAACTCTTAATTTTATTTTCAGGAATCCATCCTTGAAGGACAACCATCATCCTGCTTCTCAGTAGATTGGATTGAGCTGAATAAATATTCAAAGAATAGATAATAATAGGTTCTAGAGAAAGTAGATCTTCCTTTAATTTATGAAGCTTATCCTCAAGCCTTTTAGCTTCTTCATCTATCCATATTAAGTCTTCCTCTACTTTGCCTGGCAACCCTTGAGGTAAATTAAACTCTTTAAACTCGATTGTATTTAAAAGTTCTTCAATGTATGGCTTAAACTCTGTTAATCCTGTTATATAAATGAAGGTTTCTTTAGAGGAAATTGGAGCTTCTTTAAATGCGATGCTTTTATAATTTTTAAGCGTAAGCCTAAAGAAAGGCATAAGCTGAGTCTTAGCTATTCCAGCTTTAGCGAAAATGTGACCAAACATTCCTATATTCTCAGGATTAATTTTTTGAGCTTTAAGTATTTGAAGCGCAGGTTTAGCATCTTTAAGCAGCTTCAATCTCTCTACTGTTGTTCTAATTTTTTCTTCTAAAGAAGAAGTTATTTCTTTAAGCTCTTCTATTGAAGAGATGTACAACTCACTTGTTGAGTTTTTACTGTATTCTATGGATTTTGTTTCTTCAGGCTTAATTAATTGTATAGTCTTCCTTGGCCAGTAGGGAAGCGCCGGTCCTCCAACGCTTAATTTCTCTTTTGGTTTTACACTCTTCATTTTTTTAATAGCATTATATGAAGGCCCCTTGGCAGTTAAAGTGCTTTCTTCCATTTTTTCAAAAACCAAGCGTTCGTTAGTATGAGCTAGAGGTTTGCTTGCTTTTTCAGGTTCCTCAATTAATTTTTTTAAAGTATGTAAGCGCTCATATAAAGCTTCATACTCTCTTATTTCTTTTGAGGTTACCTCTTTAAATCCTATAAATTCTTTTTCATTAAGCTTTCTTAATTGAATAACCCCTAATTTACCTAAACGATCAAGAAGCTTTTTTTCATTATTAATTAAAGTGATTATCGTTAATTTTTTTACTGGAATTATCATTTTCCTACACTCTCTGTTAAAATATTTATTTATAGAAAAATTTAAATATATCCTATTTAAAATATATTTAAGTAAATATTTAAAGAAATAAGTAATTACTAAAATGTGAGTAAAATGTGAGAGTTGTGGAAAAACGCAAAATTCAGCTTGTAGGAAAATCAACTTTAACAGTTTCTTTACCAAATGCCTGGGTAAAGAAGCTTGACTTAAAAAAAGGCGATTTCGTATCAATAATCATGGAGAATAACAGTTCACTAACTATACTTAAAAGCTCCGAATCTTTAGAAGCTCCAAAAACTTGCTTAATTAATTCCGATATATATCAAGAAAAGGAATCTATTAAAAGACTCATAATAGCTGACTACGTTAATGGCTTTGATATAATTAAAGTTATCTCGAGTAAGAGAATTGGTAATAACGTCATTCAAGCAATTCGTGAAGCAGAATCTAGGTTAATAGGGTTAAATGTAGTTGAGGAAACACCCTCATGCGTAACACTTCAATGTTCTATAAACCTTGCATCATTTCCAATTGATGTAGTAATTCGCCGGCTTTACATGATATTCTTGATAATGCTGGATGGAGTGATTCAAGCTTTAAAAGATTTAAATTTAGAATTAGTTGAAGAAACTAAGCAAAGGGAATACGAAGCCAATAGAATGTATCTATTAATTTTAAGGCTTTTGAATGAAGCTCAAAAAATTGGTATAAGCGGTGTTGAAGATGTCTTAACTATAACCATAGTTGCAAGCGCTTTAGAAAGAATGGCTGATTGGGCTAATAAAATAGCTGAAGAAATTGAAAAAATAGAAGAAGAAGGCATAGAAGTAAGCGAGAAAACAAAGAATACAATAGAAAATTACTACAAGAGAATAAGGGAATTAAGCGAAAAAGCCATAAAAAGCATAATGAACAATGATGCAAATTTAGCGAATACTCTAATAAACAATTTTAAAGGAGGCTTGGATACAGAAGCTTACAGCATAATTAGAGATATCCCTACTTCAACTTTTGAGGCTTGCTTGCTAGGACGAGTGATTTGGAATTTGCAAAGAATTGGAGAAATAATCGTTACCATAGCTGAAGCAGCTATCGATAAAGCTGTAAGGAAAGAGTTCTCCATAATTAAATTACCTGAGTTTAATGCAGATTTAAAGGAATTAACCATTTGAAGCTTCAAGAAAGGCGACTAAATCTTGGCTATAACCTTTAGAAGAGCCTATAATTATGCATGCTACTGCTACTACCACCCATACAAAAATCATAGGATAGACTCATTCTCCTTTTGGATTAGTTCTTTTTGAATTGCATCTACAAAGCTCACACTCTCCGCTTGCAAGTTTACTCCATTAAACCATACACTAAGTTGATCTATGTTACCCAATTAGTTTTTTATCTTAATAGTTATAGTTATGATAAATTAGAGGTGAGTGTTTTTGAGACCTATAGTTTGGGGCTTCATACTGATGATGGTTGGTGGAGTATTCTGGGTTATGTTTAGCGTTCTTGCAGCCTTTGAAGAACTTGCCGATGAAGCTGGTATTCTCATCGCTTTATCTCTTCGGCATGTTATTCTTCTTTAGCCTTCCTGTTACAATCGTTATAGAAGTTGTAAATTGGGTTAGGCGGAGGAAGAGAAAACAGATTCAAGCCGTAGCCAAGGCTGAAGACAAAGAAGTGGTGACACCTTCCATACCGAGCGTTGCGAAGCCCAAGTACTGCATGAAGTGCGGAATTGAGCTTAAGCTCTTGAGCGAGACTGGGAAGACGATTTGTCCTAAATACAGTAGAATCTATTAGCTGCTAGAGCATGAGGTAGTTAGTTTGTTGAGGAAAACATTAGCTTTACCTATCTTGCTCTTATTGTTATTAGACTTTATGCTTTTTAACCAACCTACCATGGGTGCTGTGAATGCAAGCGCAAGAGTTGTAAATGATAGATGGTACCTGGATGTTGATGACCACCCAATAGTCATTGAAGAGGTTGAAAACACTGGAGATGTGGCTTTGAGGGAGGTTAAGGGAGTTCTCCTAATTCACTAAGTTCCTTGACGAAATTAGCAAGGATACTTGGACTATTCAAATCTGGTCTCCTAAAGTAGTTACCTGGATTTAAGGCGCCTTTCCGTGACTGGATCCTTGTTTTTGGAGACTTCTTAGGTTACGAGGTTAAAGGTGTAACATTTACAATAGGGGAATCCAAACCATTAAGGCTTGAGGTTTTAACGATGGAGACCTACGAGGATGAGGCTGGCTGTCTCCATATAATGGGTGAAATAAAGAACAATGAGGGAATGGATGTTTGGGGCCTCACCACGGTTAGAGTGTTTTACGATAAAGAAGGGGAGATTGCAGTTACGAAGCCAAACTATATAAGCTCGAAAATTCGTAGTGGAGGAATCGGTAGGTATGATGCCCTCATGGAGCCGACTGATATGAACCAAAAACCTTTTATAGATTATTACGCTATTATAGTTGAATCTTATTACTACAATATGATCGCGGAGTTTCCGCATGTAATGGTAGCTATGCTGAATGCTCTAGGAATTGCGCTAACCACTTTGGGAGAGCATAAATATCATTTAAAGCCTAGTTATAGGACTTCTTTAAAGACTCAAGGTTAAGAATGAACCTACTACTCAAAATTGAGAGTTAATAAATTTATATAGAAAAATCATTAAAGAAGAGGGAGTATTTAGGAGAGTTTCCCTAAATGATGTGCATCTCTTCCGGTTTTTAAGAAACTAACGTCTGAAAAGTACTCTATACAAATTGAAGAGACGTTCACATTAAATTTGTTTCGCCATAATGAAGTGACATAACTCTAACAATAAAATTGAGGTATTAAAGAGTCTTTAGAATTCTTTTTGCTTATTCCAAATTTATGCTTCACGATATTGAAAAGCTCTTTTTTCAAATGTCTAAGATGATGTGTTGGAAGCATCCAGTATAATCAATGAAGAATGGATAAGTATCGCGAGCGAAGTCAGCAACATGATTAAACAATCTTCGCTTATAGAATTATATGAGAAGGTTCGTGAAGCGACATCTCCAGAATATCGCTCAATCTTAACGCTGCTGGAAGGTTTTGAAAGGTTTTCAAAAAGCCTAGATAAGGAGCCTAAAATACTCTCCCACATAATCAAAGAACTCGAATTAAAGGCTCGAAAAGAGTGAGCAGTACTCAGCAATTTGCTCTAAGTGTTTTGTCAACATTAAAATATTAGAATATTTTACCAGTAAATTTAAGCTGAAATCCCACCCCCCGCACCATTTTACTATCATTAAAATTAAGTTTTTAAAGCAAGCATTCCTTAAAATTTAGTTCTAACTTTATATGTTTAAATGAAAAATTGGAGAGATGTAAAAATATGTTTAAAGCTTCATGGATTAAGTCTTCATTGTTTTTAGGGGCAATTTTTATTATTTTAGGATTAATGGCAATTTTTATTTTGAAAGTTTTTAATTTTAATAGTTTACACTTTTTCTTAAATGTGAAGATTTTTGTTGAAAGATATGGTTTTATAGGAATCTTTCTTGCAGCTATTCTTGCTGGGACAATTGTACCTTTGGGAAGCCCAGCTTTAGTTACTGCTGTGGCATCTTTTGGGCTTCACCCAATAAATCTCGCTTTAGTTGCAGCTGTTGGATTTACAATAGGTATGGTAATTAATTATGCGTTAGCTTATAATTTAGGGGAACGTTATGTTATAAAGAAAATTGGTGTAGAGAAGTTTAAGGAAATTTCATATCTTTGGATGAAGCGGGGTTGGGTTCTTTATATAATATTTGGGTTTATTCCAGCTTTACCAATAGAGTTTTTATCTTTCTTCTGCGGGCTTCTTAAAATGCGATTTAACATTTTCTTAATTTTAACTTTTATACCAAGATTTATTGTTTTCATAATTTTAGCGTATTTTGGAGAACGGTTAGGTGAATGGCTTAAAATCGTATAAAATTATATTAGTTTCACCGCAGAAAAATGGTTTTCTTTAAATCAATTTAAAATTTAGAACAATAATATTTTATCGAAAAATAAGGTTTTTTAAAAGCGTAGGGAGTGAAAGGCTAATAGTGCGTAATACATGGAAATATTTATTTGTAGATTTTTACGTAATGATTTTTAAATTTTTGATTTATAAGGTGGGATTTTGAAGCTTAAAGGTAAAGAAGCTTATGTTAGCATTTTTCTTTTAGGGATTGTAAGTTTAATGGGGGATATTGTTTATGAAGGGGCGCGAGGTGTAATTCCAGATTACCTTAAGTTTCTTGGGGTTTCAGCTTTTATTGTAGGGTTTATTGCAGGGTTTGGAGAGTTTTTAGGTTATGCAGTAAGATTGATAAGCGGAGTTTTAGCGGATGCAACTCGAGCTTACTGGTTTTTCATGTTTCTAGGTTATGGTTTAATATTTTCGATTCCAGCTTTAGGATTTACTAACGCTTGGAAAATAGTTGTTGCGCTTGTTTTAATTGAAAGGCTTGGAAAAGCGTTTAGATCTCCTTCAAGAGACACTATATTATCTATTGTAAGTAAAGGTGTAGGAGCAGGTAAAGCTTTTGGGTTTCATGAGTTTTTAGATCAAATTGGAGCTGTTTCTGGACCTATTATTGTATCAGCTTTAATGTTTTACAGCCATAATAACTATAGCTTAACTTTCAGTTTTCTTTTGCTACCTTTTTTAGCTCTTTTAACAGCTTTAATTTATGCTTATAAAAATGTTAAAACTTTAACATTTACTGAGTTAAAAACCTTTATAAACAAGGAAAATGTAAAGCTTGAAAAATCTTTTCACATATATACGCTAGCAGTTGTATTAAATACTGTTGGGCTTATTCCAGCTTCTCTTATACTTTATAAAGCTTCAATTATTGTTCAACCTATGAATAAGCAATGGGTTACACCATTAATTTATTTATTGATTCAAGGAGTTGACGCTTCTATAGCTTTACTTGCAGGATACTCATATGATAGATTTGGAGTTAAAACTTTAATTTTACCATTTATTCTTTCATTTTTTCCATCAACGCTCACAATGGTTAATTTTGGGTTAAATTCTATTATAGTTGCAGCTATATTTTTTGGTGTTGTGCTTGGAATGCAAGAATCAATTTATCGAGCTGCAGTTTCAGGGTTTGCACCAATTTCAGCTAGAGGTAAAGCGTATGGAATTTTTAATACAGCTTATGGGATAGGATTTATTTTAAGTGGAACAATATATGGTTTAATGATTGATTTAAATGCGCCATTTACTTTAATAGTTATGTTTGCAGGTTTAATGCAAGCTTTAGCAACAATTATTTTATTAAAGATTCATTAAGCAAAATCTAGTTTTTCTTTTTGTTTAATTTTTTAATAAAACTCATGAATATTAAGGTTGAGAATGCTAAAACAATTAATTCACGGTTTAAATTGAACTCTGGAATATTAAATTCAACAGGCTTTAATAAAAAGTAATAGTATATTTCCGATCCTTCTGAAACATTTATAACTATTGATTCAGGTCTCAACCCTTCTTCTATTATGTTAATTGTATATGTTCCAGCAGGAAGATACATTTCAAATCTTCCATCCCAACTAAATATGCTATAAATTTCATTTTCTGTTTTAGCTTCGATTAAAACCCAACTTGCAACCCTGCTCTCACCATAAACATTAAGAAATGTTATCAAACCATTTAAGTAGCCTCTTTGATCTAAACCTACAATTATTGATTTTTCTTCACCAAGCATAGCGTTAGGTATTGTTATAGGCTCCTTTAACTCAAATGGTCCTAAATGATTGTATGGAAGGAGAAACGTTAATTGGGTTAAGTGGGTTTCACCTTGAAGCAAAGCTGGTGTTGGAGGATAAAATTTTGATGAATAATACCAGTTTACAAGCTCAATAACAATTTTCCAATTTCCATTATATGAACCGCCTAAAGGTTGAATGGAATTTCCCCAAACTCCATGATCAAATGAGAAACGAGTTAAACGTCTTAAAGCTTCAGTTAAACTTGGGTCAGAATAACTAAATAATCCTGCTAAACGTTTATATTCAACTATTTGAGTGCCAGCAGGTATGGGGGGTGTAGAGCCGCCGGATAAACTGATTTTTTTACCATCAGCAAAGAATCCTGCATTACCAATTGATAAAGCGGCCCCAGCATCAAGCGAAGTTGAAGCAGCCGCCACAAGCATATCATTATCATCATATATTCTGAGTCTCATAGACATGTTGTATGGTAAAGATGTTAAAACACCTTCTTTTCTAAAAACTATTGTAACATCAAATTCTACTCCTTTAATTAATTTTATATTAAGATCTGAAATGCTTCCCATTTTTACATAAACAATTTCCTTACCTAAATCTCCGATTGAACGCACTCCTTCCTGTACATAACCGTATGACCAGCATGTTATAGCATAGAAGCCGGGATAAAACGCTACAGTAGATTTAAAACTTAAATCTCTATAAATCATTGAGCTATATAAGAAACCTGCATGAGCTAATTGTTGAATGAAAATATTTGTTATTAAACTTTTATCTGGAGATGGAGAAAATCTTAAAGGTAAGTCTGGACCAATTCTCTCTAGAATTGTTGAACCGTTTGTTATAAGCATGCTTGCTTTAGAACCAAATGTTAACCGCCAATTAAGCCATGGAATAGTTGAATACATAGAGTTTGCTATTGGAAGCCTCCATACATGATTAATTGAATCCCAGAAGTATATTGCATCTGAAAAGCTTTTTGAAGCTAAATCGTAAACTAATATAGATACAGGCGCTTTATCCCACGCCCATTGAATAGCTATAGGTGGTTTTTGCCAATCTATAGAGTTTACTGTGACGTTTATTCCCCCTCCTTTATACATGTGGGTGCTTAAATAAACTTCTCCGCTTAAAGATGTAGAAAATCTTAATGGTTGATCTAAATCTTCAAGATTTAAGGCTGGAGACTCAGCTTGAATATAACCTCTCATATAAACTCTAAGCATATAAGAACCTGGATGTAACCCATAATCTCTTAACCCACGATACTTAAATAAGGAGTATTTAACGCCAGCTCTTGGATCAGGGTAAGGCATAGAACCTGCCATTCCAATACCGTTAATAAGAATTGAAATTTGCGAGGAAGTTGATGGAACATATGTAAAATTAAAAGCTGATAAAGAATAATCTTCACTTAAAACCTCAGTTATAAGAATCCTTCCAGGATCTGGGCCACCAATAGCTTCATCAATAATTGATCCGGGGGTAGAATGAAAATGAACAGTAACGTTTATAACGCTTGAAATGAAGAGATCCATTTGAATTGAAATATCGCTTAAATCTTCATCAATATAAAAGTAAACATCTTTAAATGTTCCTGAAACATCGGATTGAATATAACCGGTTACAAAAGCTCTAATGAAGTAGCCTCCAGGTTTTAATCCATCTATCCAAGTCGCGAAAACTTGCGGAACCATACCGCTAAGCTTTGTTGGAACACCATAAAAACCTTCTTGACCAAATTGAAACCTGAAAAAATTAATTCCTGAACCTAACTCTGTAACTGAATCTAAATTACCTTTAGGGTCAACCCACCATGCTTGCGCTGGACCAACACCATTAAAAACACCAAATGGATCGTTGAAAGGAGAGGGAGAAGTATAGGTATAATAGCTTACCGGGCCTTCCCATGGGAAAGCAACTAATTTAGGTTTATTCGGTGCAGCTAACCCGCTTGAACCAAAAATGACGTTACCTTTAACATAGCTTGTATAAGGTGCATGCGTAAGATTTAATGGCGAAAAACATTCGATATTTGATTCCAAATAATTATCGCTGTTATATATGGCTATGCTTATGGGAAGTTGAGTTCGCCAAGGAGTTAAGCCTGAAGGGGTTTTAGAAAAAATTGTTCCAGAAACTTGAGTTCCAGGATTCAAGTATATATCTAGGTTTAAGGATTGAGCTTTTTCAATTTTTATTCCTTCAGCTACTTTTTGTTCTGGGTATCCTGCTGCGCTAGCGTAAATGGTGTAAGTGCCTGGGGCTACACCTTCAATCTCGAAGTGCCCTTTAGCAGATGCGTTAAAGTATCCTCTAGCTTCAACATGCCTACCCTCAGCCGTAACGCCTACAGCCCTAACAACGCCTGGTAATTGAATCGGTAATCCGTAGAGCTTTGAATCGCATTTACCACCATGTTTGATTGTGCCATAGATTATACCTGGGTTTTGATCCCCTTTAACAAGCACTATAGGCCAATTTTCTATAGGCATAGCGTTGCTTATTAATGAGCTGCTGCTTTGGCTTTTTATGGGATAAATATCTCCAAGGAAAATTTTAAAAAGGTATTTTCCAGCTATCGAAGGAGCTTTAATTTGGTTTATTCTAATATAATACCATTCACTCCATTCTCGTTCAGGAGTGAATTCTAAACCTTTTCCTGAAGCTTCTATCCTTATAAGCCACCATCCTGGAGCAAAGGGATCATTCATATCAGCTTTAGTAACTAATATACGTCCATAGTCATCTGTTAAAGTTGTTACTATATTTGAGCTATCGCCTTCCATCCAGTTTATTCTACCGAAAGGCTCAAAACCATCTTGAAGAAGCTCCCCATTCTTATCAACAATTGGAGCAGGAATATATATAGATATGTTTTTAAAACGGAAGGTAGGCGTTAGGTTTTCTGGTGTAATAAAAGCTTTAGGCTGAGAAAAGTTTATAGCTATTATAAAATCTCCAACGCTGTCTTGATCTATAGTTGAAGCTAAAATAGCTCCTTCAGGCGAGTAAGAGCATGTGGCTAATTGGGTAGGAGACTCGAATGTTTCAAATGGAGATTGATACCCAGGTGGAAGATTTAAATTGTTTAAATATGTTTTAACC includes:
- a CDS encoding phosphate uptake regulator PhoU, encoding MRVVEKRKIQLVGKSTLTVSLPNAWVKKLDLKKGDFVSIIMENNSSLTILKSSESLEAPKTCLINSDIYQEKESIKRLIIADYVNGFDIIKVISSKRIGNNVIQAIREAESRLIGLNVVEETPSCVTLQCSINLASFPIDVVIRRLYMIFLIMLDGVIQALKDLNLELVEETKQREYEANRMYLLILRLLNEAQKIGISGVEDVLTITIVASALERMADWANKIAEEIEKIEEEGIEVSEKTKNTIENYYKRIRELSEKAIKSIMNNDANLANTLINNFKGGLDTEAYSIIRDIPTSTFEACLLGRVIWNLQRIGEIIVTIAEAAIDKAVRKEFSIIKLPEFNADLKELTI
- a CDS encoding DedA family protein, translated to MFKASWIKSSLFLGAIFIILGLMAIFILKVFNFNSLHFFLNVKIFVERYGFIGIFLAAILAGTIVPLGSPALVTAVASFGLHPINLALVAAVGFTIGMVINYALAYNLGERYVIKKIGVEKFKEISYLWMKRGWVLYIIFGFIPALPIEFLSFFCGLLKMRFNIFLILTFIPRFIVFIILAYFGERLGEWLKIV
- a CDS encoding MFS transporter; the encoded protein is MKLKGKEAYVSIFLLGIVSLMGDIVYEGARGVIPDYLKFLGVSAFIVGFIAGFGEFLGYAVRLISGVLADATRAYWFFMFLGYGLIFSIPALGFTNAWKIVVALVLIERLGKAFRSPSRDTILSIVSKGVGAGKAFGFHEFLDQIGAVSGPIIVSALMFYSHNNYSLTFSFLLLPFLALLTALIYAYKNVKTLTFTELKTFINKENVKLEKSFHIYTLAVVLNTVGLIPASLILYKASIIVQPMNKQWVTPLIYLLIQGVDASIALLAGYSYDRFGVKTLILPFILSFFPSTLTMVNFGLNSIIVAAIFFGVVLGMQESIYRAAVSGFAPISARGKAYGIFNTAYGIGFILSGTIYGLMIDLNAPFTLIVMFAGLMQALATIILLKIH
- a CDS encoding carboxypeptidase regulatory-like domain-containing protein, which codes for MYKKPASFLTFFLLFFILQSSSISAHTTLGKISGSPPFFRVDDHELNPSNSFGTAHVPGPLAYLWPGSGVKTYLNNLNLPPGYQSPFETFESPTQLATCSYSPEGAILASTIDQDSVGDFIIAINFSQPKAFITPENLTPTFRFKNISIYIPAPIVDKNGELLQDGFEPFGRINWMEGDSSNIVTTLTDDYGRILVTKADMNDPFAPGWWLIRIEASGKGLEFTPEREWSEWYYIRINQIKAPSIAGKYLFKIFLGDIYPIKSQSSSSLISNAMPIENWPIVLVKGDQNPGIIYGTIKHGGKCDSKLYGLPIQLPGVVRAVGVTAEGRHVEARGYFNASAKGHFEIEGVAPGTYTIYASAAGYPEQKVAEGIKIEKAQSLNLDIYLNPGTQVSGTIFSKTPSGLTPWRTQLPISIAIYNSDNYLESNIECFSPLNLTHAPYTSYVKGNVIFGSSGLAAPNKPKLVAFPWEGPVSYYTYTSPSPFNDPFGVFNGVGPAQAWWVDPKGNLDSVTELGSGINFFRFQFGQEGFYGVPTKLSGMVPQVFATWIDGLKPGGYFIRAFVTGYIQSDVSGTFKDVYFYIDEDLSDISIQMDLFISSVINVTVHFHSTPGSIIDEAIGGPDPGRILITEVLSEDYSLSAFNFTYVPSTSSQISILINGIGMAGSMPYPDPRAGVKYSLFKYRGLRDYGLHPGSYMLRVYMRGYIQAESPALNLEDLDQPLRFSTSLSGEVYLSTHMYKGGGINVTVNSIDWQKPPIAIQWAWDKAPVSILVYDLASKSFSDAIYFWDSINHVWRLPIANSMYSTIPWLNWRLTFGSKASMLITNGSTILERIGPDLPLRFSPSPDKSLITNIFIQQLAHAGFLYSSMIYRDLSFKSTVAFYPGFYAITCWSYGYVQEGVRSIGDLGKEIVYVKMGSISDLNIKLIKGVEFDVTIVFRKEGVLTSLPYNMSMRLRIYDDNDMLVAAASTSLDAGAALSIGNAGFFADGKKISLSGGSTPPIPAGTQIVEYKRLAGLFSYSDPSLTEALRRLTRFSFDHGVWGNSIQPLGGSYNGNWKIVIELVNWYYSSKFYPPTPALLQGETHLTQLTFLLPYNHLGPFELKEPITIPNAMLGEEKSIIVGLDQRGYLNGLITFLNVYGESRVASWVLIEAKTENEIYSIFSWDGRFEMYLPAGTYTINIIEEGLRPESIVINVSEGSEIYYYFLLKPVEFNIPEFNLNRELIVLAFSTLIFMSFIKKLNKKKN